GAACACATCCGCGCATTATCCTGAGCACATTCAAGGAAAATCATGACCCACGTGGATTTTGACCGTAACGCACTCGCGTGGCGCATCGCCACCCGCAGTCAGGGTGGCAACTGCGTCCAGGTCGCCAGGACCGACAACCTGATCGCCGTGCGCAATTCCCGGCGTCCCGACGCAGAGATCATCCTGTATACACAGCCGGAATTCGAGGCTTTCCTGGACGGCGCCAAGAAGGGTGAATTCGACGACCTGCTGGACTGATCCGCCGAGCGGGGGCGGCGACCGTCACGGTTGCCGCCCCGCTCGTCTGTGTGCCGCCGATCAGTGCTTCGGGTACGGGTCCGCCCACGCGGAGTGGTCAGCCGCGTCGAGGCGCCGCACCTGGTCGGCGCTGAGTTCCAGGGCGACCCCGTCGAACGCGCTGTCGAGCTGGTGCACCTTGCTGCCGCCGAGCATCGGCCGGATGCCGCGGCTGAGCAGCCAGGCCAGCACCA
Above is a genomic segment from Actinoplanes ianthinogenes containing:
- a CDS encoding DUF397 domain-containing protein, whose amino-acid sequence is MTHVDFDRNALAWRIATRSQGGNCVQVARTDNLIAVRNSRRPDAEIILYTQPEFEAFLDGAKKGEFDDLLD